The Apium graveolens cultivar Ventura chromosome 6, ASM990537v1, whole genome shotgun sequence genome contains a region encoding:
- the LOC141668393 gene encoding blue copper protein 1a-like has protein sequence MATTNLLVAFALISAIIVPALATEFIVGDDNGWRTNFDYQTWAAGKEFHVGDKLIFKYSAGVHNVHRADSVSFPNCAPSATSVALTTGNDVITLSSEGKKWYICTKASHCATGNMKLAITVLPQMESPAPAPPAVSAATVHRASTYFAWITAAFGAIMMIIAA, from the exons ATGGCCACCACTAATCTTTTGGTTGCATTTGCACTGATTTCAGCAATTATTGTTCCAGCTTTGGCAACTGAGTTTATTGTGGGAGATGACAATGGTTGGAGAACCAACTTCGATTACCAAACTTGGGCTGCAGGCAAAGAGTTTCACGTCGGCGACAAGCTCA TTTTCAAGTACTCTGCTGGCGTTCACAATGTTCATAGAGCAGATTCAGTTTCCTTTCCAAACTGTGCACCATCTGCCACAAGTGTAGCGCTTACTACCGGAAATGATGTGATTACTCTTTCAAGCGAAGGAAAAAAGTGGTATATATGCACCAAGGCTTCTCATTGTGCCACCGGAAACATGAAGCTTGCGATAACAGTGTTGCCACAAATGGAATCTCCAGCACCAGCTCCTCCTGCTGTTTCTGCAGCTACCGTACACCGGGCTTCTACATATTTTGCATGGATTACTGCAGCATTTGGCGCAATCATGATGATAATTGCAGCTTAA